A region from the Brachyspira hampsonii genome encodes:
- a CDS encoding cobalamin biosynthesis protein CobD/CbiB: MRILLILPISFLLNIFIKNVKFDPFVFISRLHFISEDLFRKKGNPENKILTYTVGILSSLILIAISFLIPFFLLMLLYKVHFILGLIIELALCYMTLGIRKPLEISSYIYHSLTTNDLKKAKSLLKENAEIDTEDIEEEQVVKNTIEYTIISISEDYIYPAIFLLLGGAPLCIAYKVIYVLSESSSDTIYIDENKSNDIFGIFNIKLCYILNIIPSFFTSLINIITSIFFRYEYKNAFTALKRDGKNNKARLEASVAGALNIELGGEYIKDGEIYDRPLVGEYLEDLNSEHIEKANKLILTSAIFSLAILIIIKLISMLISSVIF, from the coding sequence ATGAGAATATTATTAATACTGCCTATATCTTTTCTTTTAAATATATTTATCAAAAATGTAAAATTTGATCCTTTTGTTTTTATATCAAGACTTCATTTTATATCAGAAGATTTATTTAGAAAAAAAGGAAATCCTGAAAATAAAATATTGACATATACAGTAGGAATACTATCTTCTTTAATACTCATAGCTATATCTTTTTTAATTCCTTTCTTTCTTTTAATGCTTTTATATAAAGTGCATTTCATACTAGGTCTGATAATTGAGCTTGCTCTATGTTATATGACATTGGGAATTAGAAAACCTTTAGAAATAAGCTCATATATATATCATAGCTTGACTACAAATGATTTAAAAAAGGCAAAATCACTTTTAAAAGAAAATGCAGAAATTGATACTGAAGATATAGAAGAAGAACAAGTAGTAAAAAATACTATAGAATATACTATAATAAGTATTTCAGAAGATTATATATATCCGGCTATATTTTTGTTATTGGGAGGTGCCCCTCTTTGTATAGCCTATAAAGTCATATATGTACTTTCTGAAAGTTCTTCTGATACTATATACATAGATGAAAATAAAAGTAATGATATATTCGGAATATTTAATATCAAATTATGCTATATATTAAATATAATACCTTCATTCTTTACATCTTTAATTAATATTATTACATCTATATTCTTCAGATATGAATATAAAAATGCATTTACGGCATTAAAAAGAGACGGGAAAAATAATAAAGCAAGATTGGAAGCAAGTGTTGCAGGAGCACTCAATATAGAACTTGGAGGAGAATATATAAAAGACGGTGAAATATATGACAGACCACTAGTTGGAGAATACTTAGAAGATTTAAATTCTGAACATATAGAAAAAGCCAATAAACTAATATTAACTTCTGCAATATTTTCTTTGGCTATTTTAATAATAATAAAACTTATATCAATGCTTATATCTTCAGTAATTTTTTAA
- a CDS encoding histidine phosphatase family protein: MKILFIRHGQTQLNAEGRWLGSTDAPLCEDGKKALNDRKKIIDNYKPVEKLYCSPLKRCLETADIYFSDMQKEVLNDLRERSFGDFEGKNHDELKNNPYYKEFFRTNWKSNVPNGETSENFFSRTEKAYLYIIEDMKKNNLDYTAIVSHGGVIMSIFSRFDKQKLGFYDYLLQNGCGYYTEIDEKNNISIIEKL, encoded by the coding sequence ATGAAAATACTATTTATACGACATGGGCAAACTCAATTAAATGCTGAAGGAAGATGGCTGGGATCTACAGATGCTCCATTATGCGAAGATGGAAAAAAAGCTTTAAATGATAGAAAAAAAATAATAGATAATTATAAACCTGTAGAGAAATTGTATTGCAGTCCATTAAAAAGATGCTTAGAAACCGCTGATATATACTTTAGTGATATGCAAAAAGAGGTTTTGAATGATTTAAGAGAAAGAAGTTTCGGAGATTTTGAAGGAAAAAATCATGATGAATTAAAAAATAATCCTTATTATAAAGAGTTTTTTAGAACTAATTGGAAAAGCAATGTACCTAATGGAGAAACTTCCGAAAATTTCTTTAGCAGAACAGAAAAAGCATATCTCTATATTATAGAAGATATGAAAAAAAATAATTTAGATTATACTGCTATAGTCAGTCATGGAGGAGTTATTATGTCTATATTCAGCAGATTTGATAAGCAGAAATTGGGATTTTATGATTATCTTTTACAAAATGGATGCGGATATTATACAGAAATAGATGAGAAAAATAATATAAGTATTATAGAAAAGTTATAA